The proteins below come from a single Streptomyces spongiicola genomic window:
- a CDS encoding type II toxin-antitoxin system Phd/YefM family antitoxin has translation MTAQPEITQRDLRTRSKEIMDAVQGGQAFTVTRDGHRVGELIPLRRRRRFVPRAEFAAMSRTAPDISPDAFRDDQDAAVEQESDDPYAR, from the coding sequence ATGACAGCGCAGCCGGAGATCACTCAGCGCGATCTGCGCACCCGCTCCAAGGAGATCATGGACGCCGTCCAGGGAGGACAGGCGTTCACCGTCACCCGCGACGGGCACCGTGTCGGCGAGCTGATCCCGCTCCGCCGCCGTCGCCGCTTCGTCCCCCGTGCCGAGTTCGCGGCCATGTCACGCACCGCCCCCGACATCTCACCGGACGCCTTCCGCGACGACCAGGACGCCGCCGTCGAGCAGGAGTCGGACGACCCGTATGCCCGTTGA
- a CDS encoding type II toxin-antitoxin system VapC family toxin has translation MPVEHRQGLLDTNIMILRKWIDADELPAEMAISAVTLAELSAGPHQVRGTGEQSDYDEHAERARRMDVLQRAENEFDPIPFDVEAARLYGRICAAVVSAGRKPRRRMADLMIAATAAAEQLPLFTTNPEDFRGLDEIVTVVAVTRPEVPRDR, from the coding sequence ATGCCCGTTGAGCACCGGCAGGGATTGCTCGATACCAACATCATGATCCTGCGCAAGTGGATCGACGCCGACGAACTGCCCGCCGAGATGGCCATCAGCGCCGTCACCCTCGCGGAACTATCGGCCGGGCCCCACCAGGTGCGCGGCACCGGCGAGCAGAGCGACTACGACGAACACGCCGAGCGGGCCCGCCGTATGGACGTCCTGCAGCGCGCGGAGAACGAATTCGACCCCATCCCCTTCGACGTGGAGGCCGCCCGCCTCTACGGCAGAATCTGCGCCGCCGTTGTCTCCGCAGGACGCAAGCCCCGTCGACGCATGGCCGACCTGATGATCGCCGCCACCGCGGCCGCCGAGCAGCTTCCCCTCTTCACCACCAACCCCGAGGACTTCAGGGGCCTGGACGAAATCGTCACCGTCGTGGCCGTCACCCGACCCGAGGTCCCGCGCGACCGGTAG
- a CDS encoding VOC family protein, with amino-acid sequence MTPIRKFQVTFDCAEPERLARFWCEVLGYVIPPPPAGFATWDDFKRSQPPEQRDSWFACVDPSGVGPRLYFQRVPEGKAAKNRVHLDVRVGTGLVGEERLAALEAERARLVPLGAVHVRTLYDGNDACIPMLDIEGNEFCVD; translated from the coding sequence ATGACGCCGATCAGGAAGTTCCAAGTCACCTTCGACTGCGCCGAACCCGAGCGGCTCGCTCGCTTCTGGTGCGAGGTGCTGGGGTACGTCATACCGCCGCCACCGGCGGGGTTTGCCACCTGGGACGACTTCAAGCGCTCTCAGCCACCTGAGCAGCGGGATTCCTGGTTCGCCTGCGTCGATCCCTCAGGTGTGGGCCCGCGGCTGTACTTCCAGCGCGTCCCCGAGGGGAAGGCCGCCAAGAACCGGGTGCACCTTGATGTACGGGTCGGCACCGGCCTCGTGGGCGAGGAGCGCCTCGCCGCGCTTGAGGCGGAACGCGCACGTCTGGTCCCGCTCGGTGCGGTACACGTGCGAACGCTGTACGACGGCAACGACGCGTGCATCCCGATGCTGGACATCGAGGGCAACGAGTTCTGTGTCGACTGA
- a CDS encoding GntR family transcriptional regulator, producing MNLDRSVPVWPQVADDLRRRLDAGEWRPGDRFPGTVDIAAQYDVSQSTAQKAVAAIRSEGRLRTVLGQGSFVCES from the coding sequence ATGAACCTTGATCGCTCCGTGCCGGTCTGGCCGCAGGTTGCGGACGACCTTCGCCGCCGACTCGACGCGGGGGAGTGGAGGCCAGGCGACCGCTTCCCCGGCACCGTGGACATCGCCGCTCAGTACGACGTCAGCCAGTCCACTGCGCAGAAGGCGGTAGCCGCCATCCGCTCCGAGGGCAGGTTGAGGACCGTCCTGGGGCAGGGCTCGTTCGTCTGCGAGAGCTGA
- a CDS encoding flavoprotein, whose protein sequence is MSDEPTKPGAPAPPGRPRRKPAAAGRSASRGSSASGEGPASGGKPFLYVVVCAAGVAGGVGKLITAAQERNWDVGVVATPQGLGFIDRRAVEAQTGHPIRSAWRRPGDPRPLPPPDAIAVAPATFNTVNKWAAGISDTLALGILCEAYGSGVPVAVLPCLNAAQAAHPAYRQSLERLRTMGVLIGSHEPSAQPETGGADVFRWEEALELLAPERAP, encoded by the coding sequence GTGAGCGACGAACCGACCAAGCCCGGCGCACCGGCGCCGCCCGGTCGGCCCCGGCGGAAGCCCGCCGCCGCAGGGCGGTCCGCGTCGCGCGGGTCCTCCGCGTCCGGTGAGGGCCCCGCGTCCGGCGGCAAGCCGTTCCTCTACGTCGTCGTCTGCGCCGCGGGGGTCGCGGGCGGTGTCGGCAAGCTCATCACCGCGGCGCAGGAGCGGAACTGGGACGTCGGGGTCGTCGCCACCCCCCAGGGCCTGGGGTTCATCGACCGCCGAGCGGTGGAGGCCCAGACCGGACACCCGATCCGCTCGGCCTGGCGGCGGCCCGGCGACCCCCGCCCGCTGCCTCCTCCGGATGCGATAGCGGTGGCCCCCGCCACCTTCAACACCGTCAACAAGTGGGCGGCGGGGATCTCCGACACCCTGGCGCTGGGCATCCTGTGCGAGGCGTACGGCTCCGGTGTCCCGGTCGCCGTGCTGCCGTGCCTGAACGCGGCGCAGGCCGCCCACCCCGCCTACCGGCAGAGTCTGGAGCGGCTGCGGACGATGGGCGTGCTGATCGGTTCCCACGAGCCGTCCGCGCAGCCGGAGACCGGCGGAGCCGACGTGTTCCGCTGGGAGGAGGCCCTCGAACTGCTCGCGCCGGAGCGGGCTCCCTGA
- a CDS encoding MFS transporter produces the protein MKGPLRSLAVRNFRLFAAGQVVSVAGTWMMIVAQDWLVLGLTGDSARALGIVTALQFSPLLLLTLFGGRLADRHDKRLLLTVANAVSAVLALLLAGLVLSGAVRLWHIGLFALGLGVVNAVEVPARVSFVSEMVGAELLPNASALSAAYFSTARVAGPALAGLLIAAVGTGWVMLLNAASYLATVVALRMMRPGELYRGAPESRARIVDGLRHVLTRSDLVLPLALLAVVGLCGLNFQLTLPLLAKTVFGADADAFGLLTAAFAVGSLGAALVTTARRGRPSGRTVAVSALLFGALETVAGCSPGFAAAMVLLALTGFASMYFVQAANHRIQLGSDPRYRGRVMALYALILQGSTPLGALGTGWLAGRFGARSGLVVGGLVSLVAAFAALLAERATARATAGDADRDPDRETDRETDRDADRDGGGAAHTASSPPAQEAPEPSRHPEPPDGPDLRERDRTA, from the coding sequence GTGAAGGGCCCGCTCCGTTCGCTGGCGGTACGCAACTTCCGGCTCTTCGCCGCAGGCCAGGTCGTGTCCGTGGCCGGCACCTGGATGATGATCGTCGCCCAGGACTGGCTGGTGCTCGGACTCACCGGCGACTCGGCCCGCGCGCTCGGGATCGTGACGGCCCTTCAGTTCTCCCCGCTGCTCCTGCTCACCCTCTTCGGCGGCCGCCTGGCGGACCGCCACGACAAGCGGCTCCTGCTGACGGTGGCCAACGCGGTCTCGGCGGTCCTCGCCCTGCTGCTGGCCGGCCTCGTGCTGAGCGGGGCGGTGCGCCTGTGGCACATCGGGCTCTTCGCGCTCGGCCTCGGTGTCGTCAACGCGGTCGAGGTGCCCGCCCGGGTTTCGTTCGTCAGCGAGATGGTCGGCGCGGAACTGCTGCCGAACGCCTCCGCCCTGAGCGCCGCGTACTTCAGCACCGCCCGTGTCGCCGGGCCGGCCCTGGCGGGGCTGCTGATCGCCGCCGTGGGGACGGGCTGGGTGATGCTGCTGAACGCGGCGAGCTATCTGGCGACGGTGGTGGCCCTTCGCATGATGCGTCCGGGGGAGCTGTACCGCGGCGCCCCCGAGAGCCGGGCCCGGATCGTCGACGGGCTCCGCCACGTCCTGACCCGGTCGGACCTGGTGCTGCCGCTGGCGCTGCTCGCCGTCGTCGGGCTGTGCGGGCTGAACTTCCAGCTCACCCTGCCGCTGCTGGCGAAGACCGTCTTCGGTGCCGACGCGGACGCGTTCGGGCTGCTCACCGCGGCGTTCGCCGTCGGCTCACTCGGGGCCGCTCTCGTCACCACCGCGCGCCGCGGCCGCCCGTCCGGCCGGACGGTGGCCGTGTCCGCGCTGCTCTTCGGGGCGCTGGAGACGGTGGCCGGGTGCTCGCCCGGGTTCGCGGCCGCCATGGTGCTGCTCGCGCTCACCGGGTTCGCCTCGATGTACTTCGTACAGGCGGCGAACCACCGCATCCAGCTGGGCAGCGACCCTCGCTACCGCGGCCGCGTCATGGCGCTCTACGCCCTGATCCTCCAGGGGTCCACGCCACTGGGCGCGCTGGGCACCGGCTGGCTCGCCGGGCGCTTCGGCGCCCGCTCCGGGCTCGTCGTGGGCGGGCTGGTGTCGCTGGTGGCCGCGTTCGCGGCCCTGCTGGCCGAGCGGGCCACGGCGCGGGCCACGGCGGGGGACGCTGACCGGGACCCTGACCGGGAAACCGACCGGGAAACCGACCGGGACGCCGACCGGGACGGAGGCGGAGCGGCGCATACCGCATCCTCGCCCCCGGCGCAGGAGGCACCGGAGCCGTCGCGGCATCCCGAGCCCCCGGACGGGCCGGATCTCAGGGAACGGGACCGGACGGCCTGA
- a CDS encoding alpha/beta hydrolase, translated as MRRITLDAAGLPLSALLAVPAGTPRATVVALHGGGMNAGYFDGQADPGLSLLTLGARLGYTVLALDRPGYGASSERLPEGQTLAEQAASLSAALHGFTAVHPYGAGLLLLAHSYGGKLALTAAARSVHDRLLGLDISGCGHRYGVAPEELPGEEAHGSRRLNWGPLGLYPPATFTSAASVVAGMPARERAEAARWPEEFPAVAADVRLPVRLTFAEFEAWWRHDEEAVAELTSHLAAPRVVVDRLPGAGHNISLGWAARAYHLRALGFLEECVQSAGGVPDASGTPPEPHAAAV; from the coding sequence GTGCGGCGCATCACCCTGGACGCCGCCGGTCTGCCGCTGTCCGCTCTGCTGGCCGTCCCGGCGGGCACGCCTCGTGCCACGGTCGTCGCCCTGCACGGCGGCGGCATGAACGCCGGCTACTTCGACGGCCAGGCGGACCCCGGCCTCTCGCTGCTCACCCTCGGCGCCCGCCTCGGGTACACCGTCCTCGCCCTGGACCGACCCGGCTACGGCGCCTCCTCCGAACGGCTGCCCGAGGGCCAGACCCTCGCCGAGCAGGCCGCGTCACTGAGCGCAGCGCTGCACGGCTTCACCGCAGTTCACCCGTACGGAGCAGGGCTGTTGCTCCTCGCCCACTCCTACGGCGGCAAGCTCGCGCTCACCGCGGCCGCGCGGTCCGTCCACGACCGGCTGCTCGGGCTGGACATCTCCGGCTGCGGTCACCGGTACGGCGTCGCCCCGGAGGAACTGCCCGGCGAGGAAGCCCACGGAAGCCGCCGCCTGAACTGGGGGCCGCTCGGCCTGTACCCGCCCGCGACCTTCACCAGCGCCGCCTCGGTCGTGGCCGGCATGCCCGCGCGGGAACGGGCGGAGGCGGCCCGCTGGCCCGAGGAGTTCCCCGCCGTCGCCGCCGACGTCCGCCTGCCGGTCCGCCTCACCTTCGCCGAGTTCGAGGCCTGGTGGCGCCATGACGAGGAGGCCGTCGCCGAGCTGACGTCGCACCTCGCCGCGCCGCGCGTCGTCGTGGACCGGCTGCCGGGCGCCGGCCACAACATCAGTCTCGGGTGGGCGGCGCGCGCCTACCATCTGCGGGCCCTGGGCTTCCTGGAGGAGTGCGTGCAGTCCGCCGGTGGAGTGCCGGACGCTTCCGGCACACCACCCGAGCCGCACGCGGCGGCGGTCTGA
- a CDS encoding cupin domain-containing protein, with protein MAPTPRPGVLALLDELTADLPADRAGALWRLAEESRQLDANVVRLPARGRIAAHVEPDLDVLLYVAAGDGVLELDDRPQDVAAGSVVWLPRGSRRALRAGPAGLVQLSVHRRRPGLAIKSAGGAPSGGEAACLLGRVCAECGRLAGEADARYCNRCGEELPGR; from the coding sequence ATGGCGCCCACTCCCCGGCCGGGCGTGCTCGCACTGCTGGACGAGCTGACCGCCGATCTGCCCGCGGACCGGGCCGGCGCGCTGTGGCGACTGGCGGAGGAATCGCGCCAGCTCGACGCGAACGTGGTGCGCCTGCCCGCCCGCGGCCGGATAGCCGCACATGTGGAACCGGACCTGGATGTGCTGCTGTACGTGGCCGCGGGCGACGGGGTGCTCGAGCTGGACGACCGACCGCAGGACGTGGCCGCCGGCTCCGTGGTCTGGCTGCCGCGCGGCAGCCGGCGGGCACTGCGCGCCGGGCCCGCCGGCCTGGTGCAGCTGAGCGTCCACCGCCGCCGTCCCGGACTCGCCATCAAGTCGGCCGGAGGGGCGCCCTCGGGGGGCGAGGCCGCATGTCTGCTGGGCCGGGTCTGCGCGGAGTGCGGACGCCTGGCGGGCGAGGCCGACGCCCGGTACTGCAACCGGTGCGGGGAGGAGCTGCCCGGACGGTGA
- a CDS encoding ABC transporter permease, with translation MNTTTARTGAGAASAAAAPGYRARRTLPLRVETVRQLKRRRTLVMGAILAALPFVLVAAFAIGGSPDERGDAGGRINLMDTATASGANFAATCLFVSAGFLLVVPVALFCGDTVASEASWSSLRYLLAAPVPRSRLLWSKLAVALGFSAAAMLLLPLVGLAVGTVAYGWGPLRLPTGGSLATADTLPRLALVVAYIFVSQLVTAGLAFWLSTKTDAPLGAVGGAVGLTIVGNVLDAVTALGSWRDFLPAHWQFAWADALQPQLEWGGMLKGTAVSVTFALVLFALAFRGFARKDIVS, from the coding sequence ATGAACACCACCACCGCGCGCACCGGGGCCGGTGCCGCGAGTGCGGCGGCCGCGCCCGGATACCGCGCCCGGCGCACCCTGCCGCTGCGCGTCGAGACGGTGCGCCAGTTGAAACGGCGGCGGACACTCGTGATGGGCGCCATCCTGGCGGCCCTGCCGTTCGTGCTGGTCGCGGCCTTCGCGATCGGCGGGTCACCCGACGAGCGCGGCGACGCCGGCGGCCGGATCAACCTGATGGACACGGCGACCGCGTCGGGCGCCAACTTCGCGGCCACCTGCCTGTTCGTGTCGGCCGGGTTCCTGCTGGTGGTACCGGTCGCACTGTTCTGCGGCGACACCGTGGCGTCCGAGGCGAGCTGGTCCTCCCTGCGCTATCTGCTGGCGGCGCCGGTGCCCAGGTCCCGGCTGCTGTGGTCGAAACTGGCGGTCGCGCTCGGCTTCAGCGCGGCTGCGATGCTTCTGCTGCCGCTGGTCGGACTGGCGGTGGGGACCGTGGCGTACGGCTGGGGGCCCCTGCGGCTCCCGACCGGCGGTTCGCTGGCGACGGCCGACACCCTGCCCAGGCTGGCACTGGTCGTCGCGTACATCTTCGTCTCCCAACTCGTCACCGCCGGGCTCGCGTTCTGGCTGTCGACCAAGACCGACGCGCCACTGGGAGCGGTCGGCGGCGCGGTCGGGCTGACCATCGTCGGCAACGTGCTGGACGCCGTGACGGCCCTGGGCTCGTGGCGTGACTTCCTGCCGGCGCACTGGCAGTTCGCCTGGGCGGACGCCCTCCAGCCGCAGCTCGAATGGGGCGGGATGCTGAAGGGCACGGCGGTGTCCGTGACCTTCGCCCTGGTGCTGTTCGCCCTGGCCTTCCGCGGGTTCGCCCGCAAGGACATCGTGTCCTGA
- a CDS encoding alpha/beta fold hydrolase encodes MRIRLPGRAVPPRRRTRLLAAAAALAVLAGAGTWTAAASDEEPGVHREDRMLAVPGARIDTSYFTSGDGRRPAVLIGHGFGSSKDSVRQQAEALARDGYAVMTWSARGFGASTGTIGLNDPGREVEDVSRLIDWLATRAEVELDAEGDPRVGITGASYGGAVALLAAGHDRRVDAIAPQITYWNLADALFPDGVFKKLWAGLFFTAGSAGGAGLVPGSGEAPADAPAGDGPGTGADPGAGTGAGGGAPTQAGATGGTRDAGAAAAGQPAPACGRFEPALCAMYERVATSGRPDAEARALLEARSPSAVADRIKVPALIVQGQSDSLFPLSHADSMARAIAGNGAPVAVDWIAGGHDGGDLETARVQERVSAWFDRYLNGDETADPGPAFRVSRTGGVDSTDGQATLRGATADAYPGLGAGRREVVLTGGTQRFRNPAGAGPPGISTVPGLGGGLSGLSSLGVGLSLDFPGQHARFDSAPLDRRTRITGSPTVRVKVASDSGEAVLFGKVYDVGPDGRQQVLPAQLAAPVRVEDAKAGRTVELTLPAVDHEVEAGHRLRLVLAATDLAHASPAAPAAYSVTPVGPLGVPTAPGVTTQAAGLPWWVWGLPAAGAVAAAALLLTARRRTAAPAPDPALADVPLEITGLSKRYAGSADRYAVRDLSFRVEKGQVLGLLGPNGAGKTTTLRMLMGLIAPDDGGIRVFGHAVRPGAPVLSRVGAFVEGAGFLPHLSGRENLELYWRATGRPAEDSRAEEALEIAGLGDALARAVRTYSQGMRQRLAIAQAMLGLPDLLILDEPTNGLDPPQIREMRDVMIRYAAGGRTVIVSSHLLSEVEQSCTHLVVMDRGRLVQAGPVADITGAGDTLLVTTSEEPSAPLVEKIAALPGVGSAVRTDGGVLVRLDGAGASSLVAELVRLDVPVTGVGPHRRLEDAFLTLIGGASA; translated from the coding sequence ATGAGGATCCGACTCCCCGGCCGAGCCGTGCCGCCCCGCCGCCGAACACGGCTGCTCGCGGCCGCCGCCGCCCTCGCCGTGCTCGCGGGCGCGGGCACCTGGACCGCCGCCGCCTCGGACGAAGAGCCCGGGGTACACCGCGAGGACCGGATGCTGGCCGTGCCGGGCGCGAGAATCGACACCTCGTACTTCACCTCCGGGGACGGCCGCCGGCCCGCCGTGCTCATCGGGCACGGCTTCGGCAGCAGCAAGGACTCCGTGCGGCAGCAGGCGGAGGCGCTGGCGAGGGACGGGTACGCCGTCATGACCTGGTCGGCGCGCGGCTTCGGCGCATCCACCGGCACCATCGGGCTGAACGACCCCGGGCGCGAGGTCGAGGACGTCTCGCGGCTGATCGACTGGCTCGCCACCCGGGCCGAGGTGGAGCTGGACGCCGAGGGCGACCCGCGAGTGGGGATCACCGGCGCGTCCTACGGCGGCGCCGTCGCCCTGCTCGCGGCGGGCCACGACCGCCGGGTCGACGCCATCGCTCCGCAGATCACGTACTGGAACCTCGCCGACGCGCTGTTCCCGGACGGCGTCTTCAAGAAGCTCTGGGCGGGGCTGTTCTTCACGGCCGGCTCGGCCGGCGGGGCCGGGCTCGTCCCCGGCTCCGGTGAAGCACCGGCGGACGCTCCCGCCGGGGACGGCCCGGGCACCGGTGCCGACCCGGGCGCGGGCACCGGTGCCGGCGGCGGGGCCCCCACGCAAGCGGGTGCCACCGGCGGCACCCGCGATGCGGGCGCCGCCGCGGCCGGGCAGCCCGCGCCGGCCTGCGGACGCTTCGAGCCCGCCCTGTGCGCCATGTACGAGCGCGTCGCGACCAGTGGCAGACCGGACGCCGAAGCCCGGGCCCTGCTGGAAGCCCGCAGTCCGTCCGCCGTCGCCGACCGGATCAAGGTCCCCGCGCTCATCGTCCAGGGCCAGTCGGACTCGCTCTTCCCGCTCTCGCACGCCGACTCCATGGCCCGGGCGATCGCCGGCAACGGCGCACCCGTCGCGGTCGACTGGATCGCCGGCGGCCACGACGGCGGCGATCTGGAGACGGCACGGGTCCAGGAGCGCGTCTCGGCCTGGTTCGACCGGTATCTGAACGGCGACGAGACGGCCGATCCCGGCCCCGCGTTCCGGGTCAGCCGCACCGGAGGCGTCGACTCCACCGACGGGCAGGCAACCCTGCGCGGCGCCACGGCCGACGCGTACCCGGGCCTTGGAGCGGGACGCCGCGAGGTCGTACTGACCGGCGGGACGCAGCGCTTCCGCAACCCGGCCGGAGCCGGACCACCCGGGATCTCCACCGTGCCCGGACTGGGCGGCGGGCTCTCCGGGCTCTCCTCGCTCGGCGTCGGCCTCTCGCTCGACTTCCCGGGGCAGCACGCCCGCTTCGACTCCGCGCCCCTCGACCGCCGCACCCGGATCACCGGCTCGCCCACCGTCCGGGTGAAGGTCGCCTCGGACAGCGGGGAGGCGGTCCTCTTCGGCAAGGTCTACGACGTCGGCCCGGACGGCCGGCAGCAGGTGCTCCCCGCCCAGCTCGCCGCCCCCGTCCGGGTCGAGGACGCCAAGGCGGGCAGGACCGTCGAGCTGACGCTTCCCGCGGTGGACCATGAGGTCGAGGCGGGCCACCGGCTCCGGCTGGTGCTCGCGGCCACCGACCTCGCCCATGCCTCGCCCGCGGCCCCGGCGGCCTACTCCGTCACCCCGGTCGGACCGCTGGGCGTGCCCACCGCCCCCGGCGTCACCACCCAGGCGGCCGGCCTGCCCTGGTGGGTGTGGGGCCTGCCCGCCGCGGGCGCGGTGGCAGCGGCGGCGCTGCTGCTGACCGCGCGCCGCCGGACCGCGGCGCCGGCACCCGATCCCGCACTCGCCGACGTACCGCTGGAGATCACCGGACTCAGCAAGCGGTACGCCGGATCGGCCGACCGGTACGCGGTGCGGGACCTCTCCTTCCGCGTCGAGAAGGGGCAGGTGCTGGGGCTCCTCGGCCCGAACGGCGCCGGCAAGACCACCACCCTGCGCATGCTGATGGGGCTGATCGCCCCCGACGACGGCGGGATCAGGGTCTTCGGACACGCCGTCAGGCCCGGAGCGCCGGTCCTCTCCCGGGTCGGTGCCTTCGTCGAGGGCGCCGGCTTCCTGCCGCACCTGTCCGGCAGGGAGAACCTCGAGCTGTACTGGCGTGCCACCGGCCGCCCCGCCGAGGACTCCAGGGCGGAGGAGGCTCTGGAGATCGCGGGCCTGGGCGACGCCCTCGCCCGCGCGGTCCGCACCTACTCACAGGGCATGCGGCAGCGCCTCGCCATCGCCCAGGCCATGCTCGGGCTGCCGGATCTGCTCATCCTGGACGAACCGACCAACGGACTGGACCCGCCGCAGATCCGCGAGATGCGGGACGTGATGATCCGGTACGCGGCCGGGGGCCGGACCGTCATCGTCTCCAGCCACCTCCTCTCGGAGGTGGAGCAGTCCTGCACGCACCTCGTCGTGATGGACCGCGGCCGGCTGGTGCAGGCGGGACCCGTCGCCGACATCACCGGAGCGGGGGACACCCTGCTCGTGACGACGTCCGAGGAGCCGTCCGCACCGCTCGTGGAGAAGATCGCGGCCCTGCCGGGGGTGGGGTCGGCCGTCCGCACCGACGGCGGGGTGCTGGTCCGCCTCGACGGAGCGGGTGCGAGTTCCCTGGTCGCCGAACTCGTCAGGCTGGACGTGCCGGTGACCGGAGTGGGACCGCACCGGCGCCTTGAGGACGCGTTCCTCACCCTGATCGGAGGAGCATCCGCATGA
- a CDS encoding tyrosine-type recombinase/integrase produces the protein MAAGAHGGRRAWRPARKAAGLPKVTMRQLRHTYASPLIAAGESVKVVSERLGHTDAAMTPNVYSHLFPDSEDRTRRAIDGAFAAPVRDHADSERTDDAR, from the coding sequence ATGGCGGCCGGCGCGCATGGCGGCCGGCGCGCATGGCGGCCGGCGCGTAAGGCAGCCGGGCTGCCGAAGGTGACCATGCGCCAGTTGCGGCACACATACGCCTCACCGCTGATCGCCGCGGGCGAGTCGGTCAAGGTCGTGTCCGAGCGCCTCGGGCACACCGACGCGGCGATGACGCCGAACGTGTACAGCCACCTGTTCCCCGACTCGGAGGACAGGACGAGGCGGGCGATCGACGGGGCGTTCGCGGCCCCGGTCCGAGATCATGCGGACTCTGAGCGGACAGACGATGCCCGCTGA
- a CDS encoding CoA-acylating methylmalonate-semialdehyde dehydrogenase — translation MTKTVHHWIGGKTVEGASGDWAPVTDPATGAVTTRVALASVEEVDRAVAAARTAFETWGTSSLAQRTSILFRFRALLDANRDAIAELITAEHGKVHSDALGEVARGLEIVDLACGITTQLKGELSTQVSNRVDVAAIRQPVGVVAGITPFNFPAMVPMWMFPLAIACGNTFVLKPSEKDPSASLKLAELLAEAGLPDGVLNVLQGDRVAVDRLLEHPDVSAVSFVGSTPIARHIHATASANGKRVQALGGAKNHMLVLPDADLDAAADAAVSAAYGSAGERCMAISAVVAVGAVGDELVDKIRERAEKIKIGPGDDPASEMGPLITRAHRDKVASYVHGAADQGADVVLDGTGYTVDGYEDGHWIGLSLLDRVSTDSDAYRDEIFGPVLCVLRADTYEEGLALVNASPFGNGTAIFTRDGGAARRFQLEVQAGMVGVNVPIPVPVGYHSFGGWKDSLFGDLHVYGNDGVRFYTRGKVVTTRWPDPSEPHGGVDLGFPRNS, via the coding sequence ATGACGAAGACCGTCCACCACTGGATCGGTGGCAAGACCGTCGAGGGCGCGTCCGGTGACTGGGCACCGGTCACCGACCCGGCGACCGGTGCCGTGACCACCCGGGTCGCGCTCGCGTCGGTCGAGGAGGTCGACCGTGCCGTGGCCGCGGCCAGGACCGCGTTCGAGACCTGGGGCACCTCCTCCCTGGCCCAGCGCACCTCGATCCTCTTCCGCTTCCGCGCGCTGCTCGACGCCAACCGCGACGCGATCGCCGAACTGATCACCGCGGAGCACGGCAAGGTGCACTCCGACGCGCTCGGCGAGGTGGCCCGCGGTCTGGAGATCGTCGACCTGGCCTGCGGGATCACCACGCAGCTCAAGGGCGAGCTGTCGACCCAGGTGTCGAACCGGGTGGACGTGGCGGCGATCCGCCAGCCCGTGGGCGTCGTGGCCGGCATCACGCCCTTCAACTTCCCGGCGATGGTGCCGATGTGGATGTTCCCGCTCGCCATCGCCTGCGGCAACACCTTCGTCCTCAAGCCGAGTGAGAAGGACCCCTCCGCGTCGCTGAAGCTCGCGGAACTGCTCGCCGAGGCGGGCCTGCCGGACGGTGTCCTCAACGTCCTCCAGGGCGACAGGGTCGCCGTCGACCGCCTTCTGGAGCACCCGGACGTCTCGGCCGTCTCCTTCGTCGGCTCGACCCCGATCGCCCGCCACATCCACGCCACCGCCTCGGCCAACGGCAAGCGGGTGCAGGCGCTCGGCGGAGCCAAGAACCACATGCTGGTGCTGCCCGACGCCGACCTGGACGCGGCCGCGGACGCCGCCGTCTCCGCCGCCTACGGCTCCGCGGGCGAGCGCTGCATGGCGATCTCCGCGGTGGTGGCCGTCGGTGCCGTCGGCGACGAACTCGTCGACAAGATCCGCGAGCGCGCCGAGAAGATCAAGATCGGCCCGGGTGACGACCCGGCGTCCGAGATGGGCCCGCTCATCACCAGGGCCCACCGCGACAAGGTCGCCTCCTATGTCCACGGTGCGGCGGACCAGGGCGCCGACGTCGTCCTCGACGGCACGGGCTACACCGTCGACGGCTACGAGGACGGCCACTGGATCGGCCTGTCCCTCCTGGACAGGGTGTCCACCGACTCCGACGCCTACCGCGACGAGATCTTCGGCCCCGTCCTGTGCGTGCTGCGCGCCGACACCTACGAGGAGGGCCTCGCGCTCGTCAACGCCTCGCCGTTCGGCAACGGTACGGCGATCTTCACTCGCGACGGCGGCGCCGCCCGCCGCTTCCAACTGGAGGTCCAGGCGGGCATGGTCGGCGTCAACGTGCCGATCCCGGTGCCGGTGGGCTACCACTCCTTCGGCGGCTGGAAGGACTCCCTCTTCGGCGACCTGCACGTGTACGGCAACGACGGAGTGCGGTTCTACACCCGAGGCAAGGTCGTCACGACCCGCTGGCCCGACCCCTCCGAGCCGCACGGCGGCGTCGACCTCGGGTTCCCGCGCAACTCCTGA